ACGTCTTGCAACTGTCAGTTCATTTTAACTCGGCCCAATTTAAAAGTACGTTCAATACAAACATAATAAGATGCACCAATTtgcaaaatcattttttttagaatGCTCATCAATACGAATTTTTCGCTGCAAGCAATTGGTTTATGCTTGGAACAATaatataaatagttttcaaagGATAAATGGACTCGACCTAAATATTCCGTGTTCATATTATCACCAACAGCGTGGATTAACTGTACATGAACAGATTTCAAGGCGAATTGTTTTCGGAGACAATGAGATATCTGTACCATTGCGAGATTTCAAGACATTGCTGTTCTTAGAAGTACTTAATCCTTTTTAcgtttttcaattattttctgTAATTCTGTGGTTTACATATGATTACTATTACTATGCTTGCGTAATACTCTTGATGTCCATTTTTGGTATAACAGTGTCTGTTTTGCAAACGAAAAAGGTAAGTTATCAATAAGAAgaactttataaaatataattcctatatatttttagaatcaGGATTTGCTCCAAAAAACAGTATATAACACTGGTAATGCTTGGGTTGTTGATCATAAAGGACTGTCTAAAGAGCTTCCAACGCGAGCGATAGTACCTGGGGACATCATTGAAATACCGTCATCAGGCTGTACCCTGCATTGCGATGCAATCTTAATATCAGGAAACTGCATTCTAGATGAGTCTATGCTTACTGGTGAAAGTGTGCCAGTAACCAAAACTCCTCTACCGTCGAAACGTGACATGATTTTTGATAAAACAGAGCATGCCAGACATACTCTTTTTTGTGGCACAAAGGTCATTCAGACTCGTTATATTGGCTCGAAAAAAGTATTGGCATTTGTAATAAACACTGGAAACATAACGGCAAAAGGAGAACTTATACGTTCTATTCTTTACCCCCCCCCTGTTGACTACAAGTTTGAACAAGATTCGTACAAATTTATCCAGTTTCTGGCAATAATAGCATGTGTAGGATTTATTTATACGCTTGTAACTAAAGTAAGTTGTGTACtttttaagcaaatataattaaatgataatataatttattacgTACAGATCTTGCGTGGAACGGATCCTGTTAAAATAGCAGTTGAATCACTGGACCTTATCACAATTGTAGTCCCACCAGCACTTCCAGCTGCAATGACAGTCGGTCGATTTTATGCACAAAAGCGGCTAAAGACtagtgaaatattttgcatatctCCTAGGTCTATAAATGTGGCAGGAAGTataaattgttgttgctttgacAAGGTTCGTATTATTAATAAAGTTTGTTCGGTATTGATTTAGGTTGATTAAATGGTTTGTTTCCAATTTCATCTACAAACAAATATgtcgcattttattttaatttgttatttaaacaatatagTCAAATCTatttacattattattattatggttctaatataatatatatttttacatttttatatataattattttaccacttctttttatacccgttactcttAAAAAAGGGTATATATATTcgtttaaaagtttttaattctTGTAGAAGGAAACGTTTTCGACCataataagtatatatattctttatcaggaatagccgagtcgatctaacCAAGatactagaataacaagatgcgtaacgccatacgattttcttgcacacgattttttcaGGCTGGTGACTCTAGAGCTCTCCAAGCTTCCAAGCTCTCTGAGAGAGCGGACAGCTCTACAGCCAGCACCTctcttctacgcatacagtgacagccgacaactgtatgtgtgcacacgtatggTCGTGCTTTGTATGCCCTCCACTTAACAAAatcttagactttaaatctatattatctTTGATTGATTGGCACCATGtaaaaattcttgtttgcattgccttaacgatataaatatttaaatatagcttagcttagaaatagtacTAGTCgaaaacatatacataataccacaaaataaatatgactttatattagaaaatttgtcattaagtattcagcttgcgacgtgtgaaaaattagagTAGGCATTTCTAGTAGACATCGATTCTGACCGCACGGTCGTGcctatataaagtataaagaTCAGGATCAACAGCCAGTCAAGATTTCaggaaatataaaagcaagaacgttgagattaagcatacatattttagtgacatagacgcagcgcaaatTTTACCACgctcactctaacgcccaGACTGCCATGCTCacacatttgaaaaatttgtttaaattttgtcATAATTTGATTTGTCTTGTATATTTCTATATACTAACACGCCGACactttgaacaattttaaaattttttctctttttgtttacTAATATCTAGCGATATctcagaaaaattatgaaatttcgcgttcgcatacATTTCCCCTACCTGTGTAACGGGTATCTTATGGTCGGGGGAGTCAACTATAGCATCCTctctattttttaaataatagaCCATTTTGCAACGAAATTGACCAGAACTCTAAATACCTAATTTTGTATATAATCCAGAAAatcgtcttcttcttcttcttttggttttactcacacaagcaagcaaatactatttttatatttataagcacTTAATTTTACGCGAGCGGAGATAGAGCAATAttggccgtcaccaaaaagGTGAAGAACAATggtatggccgttacgcattttcttataaataataaaaatactttataaaataatataaaacacGTTAAGGGAAACCTggttataataaaaaatatatatttatagaagaGTACAGAACAAGTACAGTATAGTACAGAACAACCcaataaagaatatatataagattAAATGAGAAGATTTCTATTATGTCCGCCTGTTCGTACGGACGTCATGATCCtgggaactataaaagctagaaatgTACTCGCTTAtagatatttcataaaataattaataattaaataatttaaaaaattatttatttccataaaCAATATATCCTTTATTAAAATGAACGTCACGAACTTATAGACCTTAAATTGTATCTTTATTTCAGACTGGTACTCTTACGGAAGATGGACTTGATATGTGGGGGGTTGTGCCCAAATCATCAActaatcaatttcaaattccTTTAAAAAGTATTGATCGATTGCCATTTGATCACTTCCTTTTCGGTATGGTAACGTGTCATTCTATAACAATATTGAACGGCAAAATGATGGGCGACCCATTGGATTTAAAAATGTTCCAGTCTACAGGATGGGAACTAGAAGATTCAAATAACATACCTGATACTGAAAAATATGGTATTCTTTATCCAACAATTTTAAGACAGCCAAGAGTTGGCCTTTCCGGTATGGCTGAACCAGATTGTGGATCTAAGAATGAAATTAAGCGGCAATCCTCTGTAGACGATTTACTAGCCACTGTTGGAATCTCGCCATCACAAAAGAATTTTGATCATGGTATCGTTCGAGAATTTCCATTTACTTCAGCTCTTCAGCGGATGTCTGTTGTTACTCGTTGCCTTAGTGACCAAGTATTTAATGTTTACTGCAAAGGTTCTCCCGAGATGTTGAAAAAACTTTGTACGCCACAAAGTTTACCAGATAATTATTCGCAACAACTATCGGAATTCGCAAAAAAAGGATACCGAATCATTGCCATTGCTTTTAAAGCTCTTTCCCACAAGATGAACTATACAAAAGTACAGCGTTTATCTCGAGAAGAGGTTGAAAACAACATGgaatttttgggttttgttatACTTGAGAATCGCCTTAAACCAGATACTGCTAAAGTAATAAATGCGCTAAACACAGCCAAAATTCGAACTATAATGATAACAGGCGATAATATTTTAACTGCAATAAGCGTTGCTCGGGATTGTGGCATAGTAAGTCCCTCGCAAGCAGTTATAACTGTGCATGCAGATCCAATTGGCGACAGTGCAAACTTCCAAACTAATACCGGTACAGAGTGTAATTTTGATAATAGTTCAGATAAACACTACAAGTTGCACTACACCTTAGATTTTGGTAGCAAGACGTCTCGGGCATATCTATTTAAATCAAGCTTTAATAGTAACCTTTTTGACCGGGATACACCTGAATTCACGGCCCACGTTggaaaaactatttttcaTATGGAGTCGACGAATTCATTAGTTAACGAATCGAGTTCTAGTTACGCAGAGAGTGGTTTGCCGACAAGCGATAGTTTGGCCAGTGTAAAAACTATAGACACTTGGACCCACAATGATGCTGAGCTTGGTATAAAACACACACCAGACGAAAGCTGGCGGCAAGAATGTATATTTGCAATGGATGGTAAGACTTGGCAAATTGTAAAAGATCACTTTCCagaggaaatggaaattctattGACACGGGGTTCTATTTACGCCCGAATGTCACCCGATCAGAAACAGGCACTAGTTATAGAACTTCAAAACTTGGATTATTGCGTTGCCATGTGCGGTGATGGAGCCAATGACTGTGGTGCACTGAAGGTGGCTCACGCTGGTATTTCCTTAAGCGAGACTGAAGCATCCATAGCATCGCCATTTACTTCACGAAATCCCACAATTTCGGCggttttaaaagttattaagGAAGGACGCGCTGCATTGGTCACATCGTTTGGTATTTTCAAGTATATGGCAGCCTATTCGCTGGTTCAGTTCATATCTGTTATGATTTTGTATTCCATCGACTCAAATTTGACGGATAAGCAGTATCTATATGTCGATCTTGGACTTATATCAATAtttgccttcttttttggTAAAACCGAATCATTTGATGGAAAGCTGGTGGAACAAGTTCCGCTTAGTTCATTAATATCCTACACGCCATTAGCTTCCCTTTTACTACATCTTACTGTTGTAACAGCATTTCAGGTGACttgtaagtatatatatatatatgtaaatgtaaatttagTAAACATAACgtaatcctttttttttaattccattATAGGTTGGATTCATCTGCATCAACAGCCGTGGTTTAAACCTTTCGAGCCTGCGGGTGAAGATCATTTAGGTTGCTATGAAAACTATACAATGTTCTGCATATCTAGTTTCCAGTATATTATTCTAGCTTTTGTTTTCTCAAAGGGTGCGCCATACAGAAAACCACTGTGGTCGAATTGGCCACTGTGTCTAgcatttattgtaaatttGTGCATTATTGTATATTTGGTTCTTTACCCCTGCGATTGGGTAGCCACCTTTTTTCAGCTTATTGTACCTCCTTCCATGAGGTTTCGATACGTGATGCTTGCATACGGAGCAGCATCATTTATGTGTCATATTTTTGTCGAGTCATTTTTGGTTGAATATCTAGTGTTCAAAAAATACCAAGTACAGCGAGAGAAAAACTGGGTCACATCGAAGCAAAAATACATGCGTCTAGAGCAtgatatatcaaatataaaaaactggCCACCTATAACTGAAGTTTATGAACCAAATAATTTAACAGACTGGGAAACAGAACAGCCCACATATGTAAGTTTGCACGCTGAACAAAACCATGATACGCAGCTTGGAAAATTTCCTGGATTTTGttagaaaattaaaacaaaaatgtagccAAAAAATTTAGAGCAAATAATCCTTGTCGAATTCTATGTAAATTGTACTGTAACCTAAGGAATTTCCATTATTAATAAAGTAGGGAatgtagaaaaaaatatttagttcctatttagttttattagtaatcTTTGTATTTCTAATTGTACTTACATCAAAGATAACTTTGTATTAACTATGAACACTTTTGTCTTACTATGTTTAAAACGGCGTTGTTTCTTGATTATAATTAAGTGTTTGATGTTTATATACATAAGTTAAAATTCATATAGGCTGTATAATAAGCATTCGAGTAACTTTAATTCATTGGATTTTTAAgcatacataaaataaaaaataataatcacaATAATTGTATCTCTGTTTTAGAGGGTGCTTACAATGGAATGGCGTTTCTCGGATTTGGGCAAACGGAATTATATACTCGTTACTCGATTAGAAAAAGGGTATattagattcgttgaaaaggaAGGTTtaagaaagcgtttccgaccatatgaaaaatatattcttgatcagatTTAATAGCCGAGGCGATCTTGtcctgtccgtctgtccgtatgaacgtctcgatctcaggaactcCCATAAACCGCCCAAAAAGCCACACacaaacttttgcaaaatattttgatttgttaaattttttattagtcttgtaagtttctatcgatttgataAAATAACAACTTCCGCTTTAACGACCACAAAGCATCCATTTGTAttcccgttactcgtagaataAAAAGATTCATGCCACTGGAAGTTGGGCAAGCTGCGATTGAAGTCTAATGTATGCACGTGTCGGTGTTTTTGGTCTTCtcgctcttgttgttgctgtcagTTGTTTTGGTTTGGATGAGACCTCCCCGTTTCACGATGtgtactatatacatatgaaataataaatttgattCGGTTTCTGTAACTCCCGATGCTTGTTTCTTGTGTGTGTCCTATGTGGTGCTTTCGCTCAGTGAAGTGTTGCTCTGATGTTTGTTGTTcaggctgttgttgttgttgaagttGTTTTCAAGTTGTTGGGGTGGCTGTTACCTCTAGCAGGGGCGGCGGACTCGCTGAGCTGCCCATGGACGAGATGCTGGCCCCCGGAGTCATTCCATCGATGTCGAAGTCGGACGTGGTGTCCGAATCACTAAGGCGCGACATGGTGCTCGGCGGTGATAAATGATCTGTCGGTTTCAGTATCAGGCCGTCCACATCGCTGCCCTTGTCACGTAACTGTTTTCGTTGTTGGTTGTttagttggttggttgttgtCATAAATTTTGCGTCGCAATGTTGTATAGATATCGCacgtgttgttgtttttgatgatggtattgttgttgtagttggcaatggtgggtggtgatttttttttttgggtggtgATGTATTGGCGGgtgcaccaaaaaaaaaacctacgaaaaaataaacagattATGACAATGAGgagttaataattttgttcAAGCCGGGCAGCTGCTGCGGGGGGGCTGAGCGGGGTGGGTAAAGGACATTACCAGGTTGATTCTGACCTTCACTTTCatccatttacattttaaatctTACGATCTTAAGAAACAAAGCTATTAGGAAGTTTTAGATTCTGAGCTGGGAAAGTGAAGAACAAATCCACCTAAACATCGAGCtttgaaaacaaatgaacaaaaacaaataattgtaatcaaacaataacattttccatttgactTTTAGCCAGATTTGTGTTAGGTTTTTAACTCGCCGAAACTTCGTTCGTGGAACTGAACCTGAACTCTGTGTGTTTCCatcgatttcatttcatattctTTTCAAGTGTTTACCAACACCTCTTTAAGGACTCCACTCGACGGTCCAACGCCCGTCTAGATTCGCGGTGTAGCAAGGCGTCTCAACCTAGCTGTGCCTTGTCTTAACGGTATGTATGGCGCACCCTTGGAGAAAACAAAAGCTAGAATAATATACTGGAAACTAGATATGCAGAACATTGTATAGTTTTCATAGCAACCTAAATGATCTTCACCCGCAGGCTCGAAAGGTTTAAACCACGGCTGTTGATGCAGATGAATCCAACCTATaatggaattaaaaaaaaaaggattacGTTATGTTTActaaatttacatttacttatatatatatatatacttacaaGTCACCTGAAATGCTGTTACAACAGTAAGATGTAGTAAAAGGGAAGCTAATGGCGTGTAGGATATTAATGAACTAAGCGGAACTTGTTCCACCAGCTTTCCATCAAATGATTCGGTTTTAccaaaaaagaaggcaaaTATTGATATAAGTCCAAGATCGACATATAGATACTGCTTATCCGTCAAATTTGAGTCGATGGAATACAAAATCATAACAGATATGAACTGAACCAGCGAATAGGCTGCCATATACTTGAAAATACCAAACGATGTGACCAATGCAGCGCGTCCTTCcttaataacttttaaaaccGCCGAAATTGTGGGATTTCGTGAAGTAAATGGCGATGCTATGGATGCTTCAGTCTCGCTTAAGGAAATACCAGCGTGAGCCACCTTCAGTGCACCACAGTCATTGGCTCCATCACCGCACATGGCAACGCAATAATCCAAGTTTTGAAGTTCTATAACTAGTGCCTGTTTCTGATCGGGTGACATTCGGGCGTAAATAGAACCCCGTGTCaatagaatttccatttcctctGGAAAGTGATCTTTTACAATTTGCCAAGTCTTACCATCCATTGCAAATATACATTCTTGCCGCCAGCTTTCGTCTGGTGTGTGTTTTATACCAAGCTCAGCATCATTGTGGGTCCAAGTGTCTATAGTTTTTACACTGGCCAAACTATCGCTTGTCGGCAAACCACTCTCTGCGTAACTAGAACTCGATTCGTTAACTAATGAATTCGTCGACTCCATAtgaaaaatagtttttccAACGTGGGCCGTGAATTCAGGTGTATCCCGGTCAAAAAGGTTACTATTAAAGCTTGATTTAAATAGATATGCCCGAGACGTCTTGCTACCAAAATCTAAGGTGTAGTGCAACTTGTAGTGTTTATCTGAACTATTATCAAAATTACACTCTGTACCGGTATTAGTTTGGAAGTTTGCACTGTCGCCAATTGGATCTGCATGCACAGTTATAACTGCTTGCGAGGGACTTACTATGCCACAATCCCGAGCAACGCTTATTGCAGTTAAAATATTATCGCCTGTTATCATTATAGTTCGAATTTTGGCTGTGTTCAGCGCATTTATTACTTTAGCAGTATCTGGTTTAAGGCGATTCTCAAGTataacaaaacccaaaaattcCTTTTCTCGAGATAAACGCTGTACTTTATACAATCGAAACCGTGTGGGAATGGTTGGCTGGGAAGGTATAAGAGGGTTGTAAACAATACCATTTCACTCAAGAGGAATCGATCATCGGAATAAAACTCGGTTGGTCAACGATTACTTTGGATTACatccaaaaaatatgattCACTTCCCAGACTAATGTGTGAAGTCATTAAAAACAAAGGATAATCAACTCATTATTAAtttcctttaaaaatattctaatttaaatgtttaaaagttaatcatctagatttttttttgaattgaatcgaaAATACTTAAATTATCGTTGGGGGGGATATCCTGATGAACCGATATTGATTCATCCATTTATggattgtttttctttcttatttaaataaaattcttaaAGCAAACaga
This region of Drosophila simulans strain w501 chromosome 4, Prin_Dsim_3.1, whole genome shotgun sequence genomic DNA includes:
- the LOC6724687 gene encoding polyamine-transporting ATPase 13A3 isoform X1, whose product is MFASQSKACEINNSRSETVQLQPLPNHIEDLKFRNSDVETDDDHHFPGIAAKNKILKLSWWHSPVDMHYVATELVQPKKSDKVPSNKIKKVENNNTLVNGCSKTSARSVPLLQYNRPDQDGDSDENIPSVLEPNVDELYPKDSERLVDVSKPCTGLLNPDQEDQMKVCGYRRSLMRTGFCWACIFLTGGLLRLVLHWWRHLYLYATCSKCSLEEAEQVLVTEDYQGKHKMYHVKKIQVLTSSNLKTLLEKEQQSIESTHIECDHVENVLQLSVHFNSAQFKKCSSIRIFRCKQLVYAWNNNINSFQRINGLDLNIPCSYYHQQRGLTVHEQISRRIVFGDNEISVPLRDFKTLLFLEVLNPFYVFQLFSVILWFTYDYYYYACVILLMSIFGITVSVLQTKKNQDLLQKTVYNTGNAWVVDHKGLSKELPTRAIVPGDIIEIPSSGCTLHCDAILISGNCILDESMLTGESVPVTKTPLPSKRDMIFDKTEHARHTLFCGTKVIQTRYIGSKKVLAFVINTGNITAKGELIRSILYPPPVDYKFEQDSYKFIQFLAIIACVGFIYTLVTKILRGTDPVKIAVESLDLITIVVPPALPAAMTVGRFYAQKRLKTSEIFCISPRSINVAGSINCCCFDKTGTLTEDGLDMWGVVPKSSTNQFQIPLKSIDRLPFDHFLFGMVTCHSITILNGKMMGDPLDLKMFQSTGWELEDSNNIPDTEKYGILYPTILRQPRVGLSGMAEPDCGSKNEIKRQSSVDDLLATVGISPSQKNFDHGIVREFPFTSALQRMSVVTRCLSDQVFNVYCKGSPEMLKKLCTPQSLPDNYSQQLSEFAKKGYRIIAIAFKALSHKMNYTKVQRLSREEVENNMEFLGFVILENRLKPDTAKVINALNTAKIRTIMITGDNILTAISVARDCGIVSPSQAVITVHADPIGDSANFQTNTGTECNFDNSSDKHYKLHYTLDFGSKTSRAYLFKSSFNSNLFDRDTPEFTAHVGKTIFHMESTNSLVNESSSSYAESGLPTSDSLASVKTIDTWTHNDAELGIKHTPDESWRQECIFAMDGKTWQIVKDHFPEEMEILLTRGSIYARMSPDQKQALVIELQNLDYCVAMCGDGANDCGALKVAHAGISLSETEASIASPFTSRNPTISAVLKVIKEGRAALVTSFGIFKYMAAYSLVQFISVMILYSIDSNLTDKQYLYVDLGLISIFAFFFGKTESFDGKLVEQVPLSSLISYTPLASLLLHLTVVTAFQVTCWIHLHQQPWFKPFEPAGEDHLGCYENYTMFCISSFQYIILAFVFSKGAPYRKPLWSNWPLCLAFIVNLCIIVYLVLYPCDWVATFFQLIVPPSMRFRYVMLAYGAASFMCHIFVESFLVEYLVFKKYQVQREKNWVTSKQKYMRLEHDISNIKNWPPITEVYEPNNLTDWETEQPTYVSLHAEQNHDTQLGKFPGFC
- the LOC6724687 gene encoding polyamine-transporting ATPase 13A3 isoform X3; translation: MSVLQTKKNQDLLQKTVYNTGNAWVVDHKGLSKELPTRAIVPGDIIEIPSSGCTLHCDAILISGNCILDESMLTGESVPVTKTPLPSKRDMIFDKTEHARHTLFCGTKVIQTRYIGSKKVLAFVINTGNITAKGELIRSILYPPPVDYKFEQDSYKFIQFLAIIACVGFIYTLVTKILRGTDPVKIAVESLDLITIVVPPALPAAMTVGRFYAQKRLKTSEIFCISPRSINVAGSINCCCFDKTGTLTEDGLDMWGVVPKSSTNQFQIPLKSIDRLPFDHFLFGMVTCHSITILNGKMMGDPLDLKMFQSTGWELEDSNNIPDTEKYGILYPTILRQPRVGLSGMAEPDCGSKNEIKRQSSVDDLLATVGISPSQKNFDHGIVREFPFTSALQRMSVVTRCLSDQVFNVYCKGSPEMLKKLCTPQSLPDNYSQQLSEFAKKGYRIIAIAFKALSHKMNYTKVQRLSREEVENNMEFLGFVILENRLKPDTAKVINALNTAKIRTIMITGDNILTAISVARDCGIVSPSQAVITVHADPIGDSANFQTNTGTECNFDNSSDKHYKLHYTLDFGSKTSRAYLFKSSFNSNLFDRDTPEFTAHVGKTIFHMESTNSLVNESSSSYAESGLPTSDSLASVKTIDTWTHNDAELGIKHTPDESWRQECIFAMDGKTWQIVKDHFPEEMEILLTRGSIYARMSPDQKQALVIELQNLDYCVAMCGDGANDCGALKVAHAGISLSETEASIASPFTSRNPTISAVLKVIKEGRAALVTSFGIFKYMAAYSLVQFISVMILYSIDSNLTDKQYLYVDLGLISIFAFFFGKTESFDGKLVEQVPLSSLISYTPLASLLLHLTVVTAFQVTCWIHLHQQPWFKPFEPAGEDHLGCYENYTMFCISSFQYIILAFVFSKGAPYRKPLWSNWPLCLAFIVNLCIIVYLVLYPCDWVATFFQLIVPPSMRFRYVMLAYGAASFMCHIFVESFLVEYLVFKKYQVQREKNWVTSKQKYMRLEHDISNIKNWPPITEVYEPNNLTDWETEQPTYVSLHAEQNHDTQLGKFPGFC
- the LOC6724687 gene encoding polyamine-transporting ATPase 13A3 isoform X2; translated protein: MTPHNNSKVSKPCTGLLNPDQEDQMKVCGYRRSLMRTGFCWACIFLTGGLLRLVLHWWRHLYLYATCSKCSLEEAEQVLVTEDYQGKHKMYHVKKIQVLTSSNLKTLLEKEQQSIESTHIECDHVENVLQLSVHFNSAQFKKCSSIRIFRCKQLVYAWNNNINSFQRINGLDLNIPCSYYHQQRGLTVHEQISRRIVFGDNEISVPLRDFKTLLFLEVLNPFYVFQLFSVILWFTYDYYYYACVILLMSIFGITVSVLQTKKNQDLLQKTVYNTGNAWVVDHKGLSKELPTRAIVPGDIIEIPSSGCTLHCDAILISGNCILDESMLTGESVPVTKTPLPSKRDMIFDKTEHARHTLFCGTKVIQTRYIGSKKVLAFVINTGNITAKGELIRSILYPPPVDYKFEQDSYKFIQFLAIIACVGFIYTLVTKILRGTDPVKIAVESLDLITIVVPPALPAAMTVGRFYAQKRLKTSEIFCISPRSINVAGSINCCCFDKTGTLTEDGLDMWGVVPKSSTNQFQIPLKSIDRLPFDHFLFGMVTCHSITILNGKMMGDPLDLKMFQSTGWELEDSNNIPDTEKYGILYPTILRQPRVGLSGMAEPDCGSKNEIKRQSSVDDLLATVGISPSQKNFDHGIVREFPFTSALQRMSVVTRCLSDQVFNVYCKGSPEMLKKLCTPQSLPDNYSQQLSEFAKKGYRIIAIAFKALSHKMNYTKVQRLSREEVENNMEFLGFVILENRLKPDTAKVINALNTAKIRTIMITGDNILTAISVARDCGIVSPSQAVITVHADPIGDSANFQTNTGTECNFDNSSDKHYKLHYTLDFGSKTSRAYLFKSSFNSNLFDRDTPEFTAHVGKTIFHMESTNSLVNESSSSYAESGLPTSDSLASVKTIDTWTHNDAELGIKHTPDESWRQECIFAMDGKTWQIVKDHFPEEMEILLTRGSIYARMSPDQKQALVIELQNLDYCVAMCGDGANDCGALKVAHAGISLSETEASIASPFTSRNPTISAVLKVIKEGRAALVTSFGIFKYMAAYSLVQFISVMILYSIDSNLTDKQYLYVDLGLISIFAFFFGKTESFDGKLVEQVPLSSLISYTPLASLLLHLTVVTAFQVTCWIHLHQQPWFKPFEPAGEDHLGCYENYTMFCISSFQYIILAFVFSKGAPYRKPLWSNWPLCLAFIVNLCIIVYLVLYPCDWVATFFQLIVPPSMRFRYVMLAYGAASFMCHIFVESFLVEYLVFKKYQVQREKNWVTSKQKYMRLEHDISNIKNWPPITEVYEPNNLTDWETEQPTYVSLHAEQNHDTQLGKFPGFC
- the LOC120285212 gene encoding probable cation-transporting ATPase W08D2.5; its protein translation is MITGDNILTAISVARDCGIVSPSQAVITVHADPIGDSANFQTNTGTECNFDNSSDKHYKLHYTLDFGSKTSRAYLFKSSFNSNLFDRDTPEFTAHVGKTIFHMESTNSLVNESSSSYAESGLPTSDSLASVKTIDTWTHNDAELGIKHTPDESWRQECIFAMDGKTWQIVKDHFPEEMEILLTRGSIYARMSPDQKQALVIELQNLDYCVAMCGDGANDCGALKVAHAGISLSETEASIASPFTSRNPTISAVLKVIKEGRAALVTSFGIFKYMAAYSLVQFISVMILYSIDSNLTDKQYLYVDLGLISIFAFFFGKTESFDGKLVEQVPLSSLISYTPLASLLLHLTVVTAFQVTCWIHLHQQPWFKPFEPAGEDHLGCYENYTMFCISSFQYIILAFVFSKGAPYIPLRQGTARLRRLATPRI